In a single window of the Tepidisphaeraceae bacterium genome:
- a CDS encoding Imm53 family immunity protein, translated as MDRVEDHATGRRRRYDWHLLSVKDSKFEGAGDPTKLAFMLRTFLDWAERQGKSPATAADRSGGVMS; from the coding sequence TTGGACAGGGTCGAAGACCATGCTACCGGGCGGCGGAGGCGTTACGACTGGCACTTGCTGTCGGTGAAGGACAGCAAGTTCGAAGGCGCCGGCGATCCGACGAAGCTAGCGTTCATGCTGCGAACGTTCCTCGACTGGGCGGAGCGGCAGGGCAAATCACCCGCCACCGCAGCGGACCGCAGCGGCGGAGTGATGAGTTAA